One stretch of Paenibacillus sp. AN1007 DNA includes these proteins:
- a CDS encoding GNAT family N-acetyltransferase, with amino-acid sequence MITIGTLTAADVDGAYHVFETTIPAAYSQEGIGSLLEEIQHEIELKKAVAQAYLQHGSVLGAPTAPIFLAAKKENKVVGTISYGPCSKVIQDCTNHRLDQVGELGALYVLPELHGQGIASALVTALVTQLQERGIKQFCLDSGYRIAQQKWRRKFGEPYAVVKDYWGEGSENMVWLCAVQDFAVQMNRTER; translated from the coding sequence TTGATAACAATCGGAACACTGACGGCAGCAGATGTGGATGGAGCATACCATGTTTTTGAGACGACCATTCCGGCGGCGTACAGTCAGGAAGGAATCGGATCACTTCTGGAGGAAATACAGCATGAGATCGAGCTGAAGAAAGCTGTGGCACAAGCTTATTTGCAGCATGGATCTGTTCTCGGTGCACCGACGGCTCCGATCTTTCTCGCAGCCAAGAAAGAAAATAAAGTCGTGGGTACCATCTCATATGGCCCCTGCAGTAAAGTCATTCAAGATTGCACAAATCATCGTTTGGACCAGGTTGGTGAGCTGGGAGCATTGTATGTTTTACCTGAACTGCACGGGCAGGGAATTGCTTCTGCGCTCGTTACAGCTCTGGTTACACAACTGCAGGAGCGGGGCATCAAACAATTTTGTCTGGACAGCGGTTATCGCATTGCACAGCAGAAGTGGCGCCGGAAGTTTGGAGAGCCGTATGCCGTGGTGAAGGATTACTGGGGCGAAGGCAGTGAAAATATGGTGTGGTTGTGTGCGGTGCAGGATTTTGCAGTTCAAATGAACAGAACCGAAAGATGA
- a CDS encoding NUDIX hydrolase, which produces MGYILELRKLVGTRPIVMAGSCVLVFNKQGHLLLQRRTDSLDWGTIGGSLEPGESLEEAAARELYEEAGLRAAGYKLITVFSGQDMYYQYPHGDEVYNVMAIYEADGITGSPTVMDDEGLELRYFDLTQPIPDINPFTKYVLTKAGYIKS; this is translated from the coding sequence ATGGGATACATCTTGGAATTACGTAAACTAGTGGGGACACGGCCCATAGTTATGGCAGGTTCATGTGTATTGGTGTTTAATAAACAAGGTCATCTGCTGCTCCAGAGACGAACAGACAGTCTGGACTGGGGAACCATAGGCGGTTCCCTTGAGCCGGGTGAATCTCTAGAGGAAGCTGCTGCACGTGAATTATATGAAGAAGCCGGATTGCGCGCAGCAGGATACAAGCTCATTACCGTTTTCTCGGGACAGGATATGTATTATCAGTATCCGCATGGAGATGAAGTCTATAACGTAATGGCCATCTATGAAGCAGACGGCATTACGGGCAGCCCAACCGTGATGGACGATGAAGGGTTAGAGCTCAGATACTTTGACTTGACTCAGCCGATACCTGATATCAATCCATTTACCAAATACGTATTGACGAAAGCAGGATATATCAAGAGTTAG